A region of the Salvia hispanica cultivar TCC Black 2014 unplaced genomic scaffold, UniMelb_Shisp_WGS_1.0 HiC_scaffold_853, whole genome shotgun sequence genome:
ttttaatattctaaataaatccaaaggcagctgcctttggccgtttctcagaaaaacgacggagagataatccaatttcgagaatgcccaactgttacccatggaataaggtttccaaagcctcctgGAGTggccaattatcacgagtaacgagaaagttatggcctttttaatattctaaataaatccaaaggcagctgcctttggccgtttctcagaaaaacgacggagagataatccaatttcgagaatgcccaactgttacccatggaataaggtttccaaagcctcctgGAGTggccaattatcacgagtaacgagaaagttatggcctttttaatattctaaataaatccaaaggcagctgcctttggccgtttctcagaaaaacgacggagagataatccaatttcgagaatgcccaactgttacccatggaataaggtttccaaagcctcctgGAGTggccaattatcacgagtaacgagaaagttatggcctttttaatattctaaataaatccaaaggcagctgcctttggccgtttctcagaaaaacgacggagagataatccaatttcgagaatgcccaactgttacccatggaataaggtttccaaagcctcctgGAGTggccaattatcacgagtaacgagaaagttatggcctttttaatattctaaataaatccaaaggcagctgcctttggccgtttctcagaaaaacgacggagagataatccaatttcgagaatgcccaactgttacccatggaataaggtttccaaagcctcctgGAGTggccaattatcacgagtaacgagaaagttatggcctttttaatattctaaataaatccaaaggcagctgcctttggccgtttctcagaaaaacgacggagagataatccaatttcgagaatgcccaactgttacccatggaataaggtttccaaagcctcctgGAGTggccaattatcacgagtaacgagaaagttatggcctttttaatattctaaataaatcattGCCTCAAAAACCATAACATAATAGTAAGTAGCACTCCTACATAGTTTGATTCAAAAATCACGTCAAAACATTCAAAAATTCTAGGGAATCTAGACTTGAGCATCTATGCATCTACTTAATTATGTTAATATGAAGTTCATCAAAACAGGGGAAGCAGTGAGGGAATTTAATAATCCCAGCCGCAGGCAGTCACCCCACCATACGAATCAGTAGCATATGGTGAATTCAATGTGGTTGCCCCACCTGATGAAGAGGCAAAATGATCATCGTATGGCGCTTCCATAGAAGTGCCATATTGGCTAGAGCTGTCATCCACAAAGCCGTTGTTTCTGTAATAGTCATGGTTGGATGACCGATTGCTGCCCTCACAAGATCTCTGGGCATATTCAGTGAGCCAAGTGGGGACTTGCTGGCTAGCTTCTTGCATCAATTCAACGAGCTCTTTTGCAATGGGCAAGTTCTTGTCATTAAAGAAGGCTGTTGCAAGACCAGATTTGCCTGCCCGGCCAGTCCGTCCTATCCTGTGAACATAGTCGTCAATGGCTCTAGGCAAGTCGAAGTTTATGACATGAGCAACGTGAGGAATGTCCAGTCCGCGTGCAGCAACGTTTGTTGCTATG
Encoded here:
- the LOC125200236 gene encoding DEAD-box ATP-dependent RNA helicase 52C-like, with amino-acid sequence IGRTGRAGKSGLATAFFNDKNLPIAKELVELMQEASQQVPTWLTEYAQRSCEGSNRSSNHDYYRNNGFVDDSSSQYGTSMEAPYDDHFASSSGGATTLNSPYATDSYGGVTACGWDY